From a region of the Tenggerimyces flavus genome:
- a CDS encoding ABC transporter substrate-binding protein: protein MVNRRDLLRLGGLAALGATAAPLLSACSGGGGGSGGGTELQFMYWGSTFEQKAINAMLDKFEEANEGSTVRPLYTPEEYDTKMNTLVASNRPPDVAYMGSAIGYRLADQGKLVNLFDHFDKYPGLAERLPGTYFWYGKDKTFGTQTANEVMLLWYNKKSLDDAGVEHPPASADKAWTWDQLVENAHKLTVDQKGKHPDESGFDPKQIKQFGVSVNIEFPGMWYGLLRSNGVDVVDEAGKKCLLDTPEAIEVFQNLQDLIYKYHVAPTPAQTGGDSAPPSNVQLQTRRIAMVFDGQWILLDMSQSDLDYGIGVLPTYDEPMTASMGGASVIFSDSKFPEEAVELFMFHNDPAHVDLYSNGLWMPLERKYYTEPEFIAKWAENDVHPPEFKTAVIDYTVDNSAAVFSQRLKNMDKIDTILTPALQQIQTGKRPAADVLKELTPKIDKLLLGWNPTQEL, encoded by the coding sequence ATGGTGAACCGACGTGACCTGCTCCGGCTGGGCGGCCTCGCCGCCCTCGGCGCCACCGCCGCGCCGCTGCTGTCCGCCTGCTCGGGTGGCGGTGGTGGGTCTGGTGGTGGCACCGAGCTGCAGTTCATGTACTGGGGTTCGACGTTCGAGCAGAAGGCCATCAACGCCATGCTCGACAAGTTCGAGGAGGCGAACGAGGGCAGCACGGTCCGGCCGCTGTACACGCCGGAGGAGTACGACACGAAGATGAACACGCTGGTCGCGAGCAACCGCCCGCCGGACGTGGCGTACATGGGCTCGGCGATCGGGTATCGCCTTGCCGATCAGGGGAAACTCGTTAACCTGTTCGACCACTTCGACAAGTACCCGGGGCTCGCGGAGCGCCTGCCCGGCACGTACTTCTGGTACGGCAAGGACAAGACGTTCGGCACGCAGACCGCCAACGAGGTCATGCTGCTCTGGTACAACAAGAAGTCGCTCGACGACGCAGGCGTGGAGCATCCGCCGGCTTCGGCGGACAAGGCGTGGACGTGGGACCAGCTGGTCGAGAACGCGCACAAGCTGACCGTCGACCAGAAGGGCAAGCACCCCGACGAGTCGGGCTTCGATCCCAAGCAGATCAAGCAGTTCGGCGTCAGCGTCAACATCGAGTTCCCCGGCATGTGGTACGGGCTGCTGCGCAGCAACGGGGTCGACGTCGTCGACGAGGCCGGGAAGAAGTGCCTGCTGGACACGCCCGAGGCGATCGAGGTCTTCCAGAACCTGCAGGACCTGATCTACAAGTACCACGTCGCGCCCACGCCCGCCCAGACTGGCGGCGACAGCGCGCCGCCGTCGAACGTGCAGCTGCAGACGCGCAGGATCGCGATGGTGTTCGACGGACAGTGGATCCTGCTCGACATGTCGCAGAGCGACCTCGACTACGGCATCGGCGTGCTGCCGACGTACGACGAGCCGATGACCGCCTCGATGGGCGGGGCGTCGGTGATCTTCTCCGACAGCAAGTTCCCGGAGGAGGCCGTCGAGCTGTTCATGTTCCACAACGACCCCGCTCACGTCGACCTGTACTCGAACGGGCTCTGGATGCCGTTGGAGCGCAAGTACTACACCGAGCCGGAGTTCATCGCGAAGTGGGCGGAGAACGACGTCCATCCACCGGAGTTCAAGACCGCGGTGATCGACTACACGGTCGACAACTCCGCGGCGGTGTTCAGCCAGCGGTTGAAGAACATGGACAAGATCGACACGATCCTCACCCCCGCGCTGCAACAGATCCAGACCGGCAAGCGCCCGGCGGCCGACGTGCTGAAGGAGCTGACACCGAAGATCGACAAGCTCCTGCTGGGCTGGAACCCGACGCAGGAGCTGTGA
- a CDS encoding carbohydrate ABC transporter permease, whose product MVTRQRLSGQTRLERRWGILMALPAILGFVIFTIGPMLASFFFSLTEWTIGASPKFVGADNYERLVGDELFWKSLSVTTYYTLGSVPLILIVGFFLALLLNQRVRGLSFWRTIYYVPTLVPAIANAILWLWIFNPDFGLLNSALRQGGLPTSQWIYSETAVIPSLVIMSTWGFGNAMVIFLAGLQGVPRHLYEAVSIDGGGTWARFRFVTLPMMTPTIFYNLVVGVIGTFQVFNQAYVMTQGGPNNASLFYIFYLYRTAFTESEMGYASALAWVLFMVIMVVTFLLFQNARRWVYYEMAGAR is encoded by the coding sequence ATGGTGACCCGCCAACGGCTGTCTGGCCAGACCAGGCTGGAGCGCAGGTGGGGCATTCTCATGGCGCTGCCCGCGATCCTCGGCTTCGTCATCTTCACGATCGGGCCGATGCTGGCGTCGTTCTTCTTCAGTCTGACCGAGTGGACGATCGGTGCCAGCCCGAAGTTCGTGGGCGCCGACAACTACGAACGGCTGGTTGGCGACGAGCTGTTCTGGAAGTCCCTCAGCGTCACGACGTACTACACGCTCGGCTCCGTTCCGCTGATCCTCATCGTCGGGTTCTTCCTTGCCCTGTTGCTGAACCAGCGCGTCCGCGGACTCTCGTTCTGGCGCACGATCTACTACGTGCCGACCCTCGTCCCCGCAATCGCGAACGCGATTCTCTGGCTCTGGATCTTCAACCCGGACTTCGGCCTGCTCAACTCGGCCCTCCGCCAGGGCGGCCTCCCCACCTCGCAGTGGATCTACAGCGAGACAGCCGTCATCCCGTCGCTCGTCATCATGAGCACCTGGGGCTTCGGTAACGCGATGGTGATCTTCCTCGCCGGCCTGCAGGGCGTCCCGAGACACCTGTACGAGGCGGTCTCGATCGACGGCGGCGGCACCTGGGCGCGGTTCCGGTTCGTCACGCTGCCGATGATGACGCCGACGATCTTCTACAACCTCGTGGTCGGCGTGATCGGCACGTTCCAGGTCTTCAACCAGGCTTACGTGATGACGCAGGGCGGCCCGAACAACGCCAGCCTGTTCTACATCTTCTACCTCTACCGCACCGCCTTCACCGAGAGCGAGATGGGCTACGCGAGCGCGCTGGCGTGGGTGCTGTTCATGGTGATCATGGTGGTCACGTTCCTGCTGTTCCAGAACGCCAGACGTTGGGTCTACTACGAGATGGCGGGCGCCCGATGA
- a CDS encoding carbohydrate ABC transporter permease — translation MSAQTATTPRGGRVAPTAGLGNPRNAQRKRAGRILLYAALVVGAIPTVVPFVWLIRSALMTDNQIFIAPPEWIPSPFAWTNFPEALTAQPFLAYFINTMVIEVVVVLGTVLTCSIAAFSFARLRWRGRNLVFGILLTSVMLPYAVTLIPTFVMWRELGALNTIAPLTVPAWFAGAGGGVFNVFLLRQFFLTIPFELDEAAYIDGASPWKVFWTIVLPLSRPALIVVTIFTFIGVWNDFLGPLLYLNDESKYTLALGLASFQSVYTAQWGYLMAASAAVIAPIIALFFFLQRYFIEGVTLTGIKN, via the coding sequence ATGAGCGCGCAGACCGCGACCACGCCACGCGGCGGAAGAGTCGCACCGACCGCCGGTCTCGGCAACCCGAGGAACGCGCAGCGCAAGCGAGCCGGTCGGATCCTGCTCTACGCGGCGCTGGTTGTCGGCGCGATCCCGACCGTCGTCCCGTTCGTGTGGTTGATCCGCAGCGCGCTGATGACCGACAACCAGATCTTCATCGCGCCACCGGAGTGGATCCCCAGCCCGTTCGCCTGGACGAACTTTCCCGAGGCCCTCACCGCCCAGCCGTTCCTGGCGTACTTCATCAACACGATGGTGATCGAGGTCGTCGTCGTGCTGGGTACGGTCCTCACCTGCTCGATCGCCGCGTTCAGCTTCGCCAGACTGCGCTGGCGCGGCCGCAACCTGGTGTTCGGGATCCTGCTGACGAGCGTGATGCTGCCGTACGCGGTGACGCTGATCCCGACGTTCGTCATGTGGCGCGAGCTCGGCGCGCTCAACACGATCGCCCCGCTCACCGTTCCCGCGTGGTTCGCCGGGGCTGGCGGCGGGGTGTTCAACGTGTTCCTGCTGCGACAGTTCTTCCTCACGATCCCGTTCGAGCTCGACGAGGCCGCGTACATCGACGGCGCGTCGCCGTGGAAGGTGTTCTGGACGATCGTGCTGCCGCTGTCGAGGCCGGCCCTGATCGTCGTCACGATCTTCACCTTCATCGGCGTGTGGAACGACTTCCTCGGCCCGCTGCTCTACCTGAACGACGAGAGCAAGTACACGCTCGCGCTCGGACTGGCGTCGTTCCAGAGCGTCTACACCGCGCAATGGGGCTACTTGATGGCGGCGTCGGCGGCGGTGATCGCGCCGATCATCGCGCTGTTCTTCTTCCTGCAGCGCTACTTCATCGAAGGAGTCACGCTGACCGGCATCAAGAACTGA
- a CDS encoding beta-L-arabinofuranosidase domain-containing protein, protein MSQTRPALGTSSTDAPSRAPLAPVALGAGSTYVPHRAPLAPAAFAKLPPGSIKPRGWLRQQLELQLEGLNGRLPDLSDYLVYETNGWVDSDKAAWEELPYWLRGFGNLGYATGDERVLALTRKWVEGILATLAPDGFFGPSRLRTSLEGGPDFWPHMPLLNVLRSFAEYHDDDRIVAFLTSYFRFQNAQPAEVFGRSWGSFRCGDNLDSIFWLYNRTGDAWLLDLARKVHEGSADYVSGIPNWHNVNLAQGFREPLQYGVLASDPALRAATYRNYDTIMRQYGQFPGGGFAGDENSRPGYDDPRQGFETCGIVEFMHSFELLTRLTGDPVWADRCEELAFNSLPASLDPDGKLIHYVTCANCVQLDDALKTRGQFENYFPLLAYLPGIHNEPVAYRCCPHNYGMGWPYFAEELWLSTPDGGLCASMYAASEVSAVVADGVSVRVVADTDYPFLETVDLVITPSREVEFPLWLRIPGWCSEASVRVNGAEVSVDAAAGSYARVVRTWAPGDRVSLRLPMSTSVRTWAAQGDAVSVDRGPLTYSLAIAERWESYAGTEPTPGLQVFPESPWNYGLALASGPEAGRGVRVRQRRRSTEGVNPFTPAGTPVELSVRARLLPGWQADPEGVVRPLQQSPALSTEPETEVRLIPMGAARLRITTFPRLGPDGVEWRVPDLATASHCWRGDSVDALNDGVEPSSSNDHTIPRLTWWDHVGTAEWVQYSFATPRSVSGVSVYWFDDTGLGACRVPASWRVLSLADDSWVSVTGASAYGVDRDRYNEVTFDQVTTSGLRLEVQLQPNVSGGILEWKLDPPPLGQ, encoded by the coding sequence TTGTCGCAGACTCGGCCGGCGCTCGGCACCAGCTCCACGGACGCGCCCAGTCGCGCACCACTCGCGCCGGTTGCGCTCGGCGCCGGCTCCACGTACGTGCCCCACCGCGCACCGCTGGCGCCGGCGGCGTTCGCCAAGCTGCCGCCGGGCAGCATCAAGCCGCGCGGCTGGCTCCGTCAGCAACTCGAGCTCCAGCTGGAGGGGCTGAACGGGCGGCTGCCGGACCTCTCTGACTACCTGGTCTACGAGACGAACGGCTGGGTCGACTCGGACAAGGCGGCTTGGGAGGAACTGCCGTACTGGCTGCGAGGCTTCGGCAACCTCGGGTATGCGACCGGCGACGAACGCGTGTTGGCGCTGACCCGCAAGTGGGTCGAGGGAATCCTCGCGACGCTGGCGCCCGATGGCTTCTTCGGCCCCTCGCGGCTGCGGACGTCGCTCGAGGGCGGACCGGACTTCTGGCCGCACATGCCGTTGCTGAACGTGCTGCGCTCGTTCGCCGAATACCACGACGACGACCGCATCGTCGCGTTCCTCACGAGCTACTTCCGCTTCCAGAACGCCCAGCCCGCCGAGGTGTTCGGGCGCAGCTGGGGCTCGTTCCGCTGCGGCGACAACCTCGACAGCATTTTCTGGCTCTACAACCGGACCGGCGACGCGTGGCTGCTCGACCTGGCCCGGAAGGTCCACGAGGGCTCGGCCGACTACGTCAGCGGGATCCCGAACTGGCACAACGTCAACCTGGCGCAGGGATTCCGCGAGCCCTTGCAGTACGGCGTTCTCGCGTCGGATCCCGCGCTGCGTGCGGCGACGTACCGCAACTACGACACGATCATGCGGCAGTACGGGCAGTTCCCGGGCGGCGGCTTCGCTGGTGACGAGAACTCGCGGCCGGGGTACGACGATCCGCGGCAGGGCTTCGAGACGTGCGGGATCGTCGAGTTCATGCACTCGTTCGAGCTGCTGACTCGCCTCACCGGCGATCCGGTGTGGGCGGATCGGTGTGAGGAGCTCGCGTTCAACTCGCTGCCGGCGTCGCTCGATCCGGACGGGAAGCTGATCCACTACGTCACCTGCGCGAACTGCGTGCAGCTGGACGACGCGTTGAAGACGCGCGGTCAGTTCGAGAACTATTTCCCCTTGCTGGCTTACCTTCCGGGCATCCACAACGAGCCGGTGGCGTACCGGTGCTGCCCGCACAACTACGGGATGGGCTGGCCGTACTTCGCCGAGGAGCTGTGGCTGTCGACGCCGGACGGCGGGCTGTGCGCGTCGATGTACGCGGCGTCGGAGGTGTCGGCTGTCGTTGCCGACGGGGTGTCGGTGCGGGTCGTGGCGGACACTGACTACCCGTTCCTGGAGACCGTCGACCTCGTGATCACGCCGTCGCGGGAGGTGGAGTTCCCACTGTGGTTGAGGATTCCGGGGTGGTGCTCCGAGGCATCGGTGCGCGTCAATGGCGCTGAGGTGTCGGTCGATGCTGCCGCGGGGTCGTACGCACGCGTTGTGCGGACGTGGGCGCCCGGCGACCGGGTGAGCCTGCGGCTGCCGATGAGTACGTCGGTGCGGACGTGGGCCGCGCAGGGCGACGCGGTGTCGGTGGATCGCGGGCCGCTGACGTACTCGCTGGCGATCGCTGAGCGGTGGGAGTCGTACGCGGGCACCGAGCCGACGCCGGGGCTGCAGGTGTTTCCGGAGTCGCCGTGGAACTACGGGCTCGCGCTGGCTTCTGGTCCGGAGGCTGGGCGTGGTGTGCGGGTGCGGCAGCGTCGGCGGTCGACCGAGGGCGTCAACCCGTTCACACCGGCGGGAACGCCTGTGGAACTGTCCGTGCGGGCGCGGCTTCTCCCTGGCTGGCAGGCGGATCCGGAGGGCGTCGTTCGACCGCTGCAGCAGTCGCCGGCGTTGTCGACCGAGCCGGAGACCGAGGTGAGGCTGATCCCGATGGGCGCGGCGCGGCTGCGGATCACGACGTTCCCGCGACTGGGCCCCGATGGGGTCGAGTGGCGGGTGCCCGACCTCGCGACGGCGTCACACTGCTGGCGCGGCGACTCGGTGGACGCGTTGAACGACGGGGTGGAGCCGTCGTCGTCGAACGACCACACGATCCCGCGGCTGACCTGGTGGGACCACGTCGGAACGGCCGAGTGGGTGCAGTACTCCTTCGCCACGCCACGTTCGGTGTCCGGCGTGTCCGTCTACTGGTTCGACGACACCGGCCTCGGCGCGTGCCGAGTCCCAGCCAGCTGGCGCGTGCTCTCCTTGGCGGACGACTCGTGGGTGTCAGTGACGGGCGCTTCGGCGTACGGCGTGGACAGGGACCGCTACAACGAGGTGACCTTCGACCAGGTGACAACGTCGGGGTTGCGCCTCGAGGTCCAGCTCCAACCCAACGTCTCCGGCGGCATCCTCGAATGGAAGCTCGACCCGCCGCCCCTGGGCCAATGA
- a CDS encoding NUDIX domain-containing protein yields the protein MSVQRKVTSFVTRGDGLGRELLVFWHAGSGVQVPAGTVEPGEPFEAAAIREAAEETGLDGLELVRSLGVQSIDFPEGRAALVRKEYLRTAPAGPETSWPLTNSVVDVVAQADGFTRIVYAERDIDVEDGLEYARFEGWVPSSALASKQERAFYHFRTTKPSPEEWKQLENGIFEFHLRWEPLHPKPTVLVAGQQDWLDTYHSALTS from the coding sequence GTGTCGGTGCAACGGAAGGTCACGTCGTTCGTCACCCGCGGCGACGGGCTCGGTCGCGAGCTACTGGTGTTCTGGCACGCCGGCTCGGGCGTCCAGGTACCGGCGGGCACGGTCGAGCCCGGCGAACCCTTCGAGGCTGCGGCGATCCGCGAGGCCGCCGAGGAGACGGGCCTCGATGGCCTCGAGCTCGTTCGCTCGCTCGGCGTCCAGTCGATCGACTTCCCCGAAGGCCGGGCCGCCCTGGTCCGCAAGGAGTACCTCCGCACGGCACCAGCCGGCCCGGAAACGTCGTGGCCGCTCACGAACTCGGTCGTCGACGTCGTCGCCCAGGCCGACGGCTTCACGCGGATCGTCTACGCCGAAAGGGATATCGACGTCGAGGACGGCCTGGAGTACGCGCGCTTCGAAGGCTGGGTGCCCTCATCTGCACTTGCCAGCAAGCAGGAACGCGCGTTCTACCACTTCCGGACGACGAAGCCGTCGCCCGAGGAGTGGAAGCAGCTGGAGAACGGCATCTTCGAGTTCCACCTCCGCTGGGAACCCCTCCACCCCAAGCCCACGGTGCTCGTCGCCGGACAGCAGGACTGGCTCGACACGTACCACTCGGCCCTCACCAGCTGA
- a CDS encoding aldehyde dehydrogenase (NADP(+)) translates to MTTEPTTPDALAAILENAAAAAKPLGDLRPAERGALLRAVADALDAAADELVPLAIEESHLTEQRLRGELTRTTFQLRLFDETLNEGSYLEATIDHADPDWGMGPRPDLRRYLVPLGPIVMFSASNFPFAFSVCGGDTASALAAGCPVIVKAHSGHPRLSQRVGEVAKAALAAAGAPVGTLDVVVGTENGKTALLDPRVKAGSFTGSIPGGRALFDLASSRPEPIPFYGELGSLNPVFVTPGAVKARGEEIATGYIGSYTLGVGQFCTKPGLLFVPAGHGLDELIVSTVAALEPAPLLNPRIRSGYDEVLDKLTAVAGVSAVVEASVQDGLSVGPTLVKTSLTNLLANADTLLEECFGPTSILVEYASVSELEEAAKAFGGNLTATIHAEPEEADSLHALLAVLRDRAGRLLFNGWPTGVSVTYAMQHGGPWPATTASIHTSVGTSAIRRFLRPVSYQSMPQELLPEALRDENLLGIVRRVNGQLTLP, encoded by the coding sequence ATGACCACCGAACCCACGACGCCCGACGCGCTCGCCGCGATCCTGGAGAACGCCGCGGCGGCCGCGAAGCCGCTCGGCGACCTCCGTCCGGCCGAACGTGGCGCGCTGCTGCGCGCCGTCGCCGACGCGCTCGACGCGGCGGCCGACGAGCTGGTGCCGCTCGCGATCGAGGAGTCGCACCTCACCGAGCAGCGGCTGCGGGGCGAGCTGACGCGGACGACGTTCCAGCTGCGGCTGTTCGACGAGACGCTGAACGAGGGCTCGTACCTCGAGGCCACGATCGACCACGCCGACCCCGACTGGGGGATGGGACCGCGGCCGGACCTGCGACGCTACCTCGTACCGCTCGGTCCGATCGTGATGTTCTCGGCGAGCAACTTCCCGTTCGCGTTCTCGGTCTGCGGCGGCGACACGGCTTCGGCTCTGGCGGCCGGCTGCCCGGTGATCGTCAAGGCGCACTCGGGTCACCCGCGGCTGTCGCAGCGCGTCGGCGAGGTCGCCAAGGCCGCGCTGGCCGCCGCCGGTGCGCCGGTGGGAACGCTCGACGTGGTCGTCGGCACGGAGAACGGCAAGACCGCGCTGCTCGACCCGCGGGTGAAGGCGGGCTCGTTCACCGGGTCCATCCCGGGCGGGCGCGCGCTGTTCGACCTCGCGTCGTCGCGGCCCGAGCCGATCCCGTTCTATGGCGAGCTGGGCAGCCTCAACCCGGTCTTCGTCACGCCGGGTGCGGTGAAGGCACGCGGTGAGGAGATCGCGACCGGGTACATCGGCTCGTACACGTTGGGGGTTGGGCAGTTCTGCACGAAGCCTGGCCTGCTGTTCGTTCCCGCCGGGCACGGGCTCGACGAGCTGATCGTGAGCACGGTCGCGGCGTTGGAGCCGGCGCCGCTGCTGAACCCGCGCATCCGGTCCGGGTATGACGAGGTGCTCGACAAGCTGACCGCTGTCGCCGGGGTGTCGGCGGTCGTGGAAGCTTCCGTCCAGGATGGGCTTTCGGTCGGACCGACGCTTGTCAAGACGTCGTTGACGAACCTGCTGGCAAACGCGGACACGTTACTCGAGGAGTGCTTCGGCCCGACGTCGATCCTCGTCGAGTACGCGAGTGTGTCCGAGCTCGAAGAGGCGGCGAAGGCGTTCGGTGGCAACCTCACCGCGACGATCCACGCGGAGCCGGAGGAGGCGGACTCGCTGCACGCGTTGCTCGCGGTGCTGCGCGATCGTGCTGGCCGGCTGTTGTTCAACGGCTGGCCGACGGGCGTGTCGGTGACGTACGCGATGCAGCACGGCGGTCCCTGGCCGGCGACGACGGCGTCGATCCACACGTCGGTCGGGACGTCCGCCATCCGCCGCTTCCTGCGGCCGGTGTCGTACCAGAGCATGCCGCAGGAGCTGCTGCCCGAGGCGTTGCGCGACGAGAACCTTCTCGGCATCGTGCGCCGCGTCAACGGCCAGTTGACGCTGCCGTAG
- a CDS encoding fumarylacetoacetate hydrolase family protein — MEIVRYADRTDRQVRVGLRTDEGVRQLPVTELAELLRLSLGELRDTLEKPGDLVSDPFLLPPIDGRTELWASGVTYERSRDARVEETTEKSVYERVYDAERPELFLKAVAWRVVTDGEPVAIRADSGLDVPEPEFGVVANSAGEIVGYVVCNDMSSRSIEGENPLYLPQAKIYAGSAAISTGIVPAWEVANPLDLAIALEVERGGATAWRGETSTARMHRTPDDLVDYLFRGDAFPDGAILSTGTGIIPELSFTLRDGDVVSISIAEVGTLTNRVTVGKDPLAWLVTALSDPFAREAAR, encoded by the coding sequence GTGGAGATCGTCCGCTACGCCGACCGCACGGATCGCCAGGTCAGGGTTGGTCTGCGCACCGATGAGGGGGTGCGCCAGCTCCCGGTGACGGAGCTCGCCGAACTCCTCCGGCTGTCGCTGGGCGAGCTCCGCGACACGCTGGAGAAGCCCGGCGACCTGGTCTCCGACCCGTTCCTGCTGCCGCCGATCGACGGTCGCACCGAGCTGTGGGCGTCCGGCGTGACGTACGAGCGGTCGCGGGACGCCCGCGTCGAGGAGACCACCGAGAAGTCGGTGTACGAACGCGTCTACGACGCCGAGCGGCCCGAGCTGTTCCTCAAGGCCGTCGCCTGGCGGGTCGTCACCGACGGCGAGCCGGTCGCGATCCGGGCCGACTCCGGACTCGATGTCCCCGAGCCCGAGTTCGGCGTGGTCGCCAACAGTGCCGGGGAGATCGTCGGGTACGTCGTCTGCAACGACATGAGCTCGCGCTCCATCGAGGGCGAGAACCCGCTCTACCTTCCGCAGGCCAAGATCTACGCCGGTAGCGCCGCGATCTCCACCGGCATCGTCCCCGCCTGGGAGGTCGCCAACCCGCTCGACCTCGCTATCGCGCTCGAGGTCGAGCGCGGCGGCGCGACCGCGTGGCGCGGGGAGACGAGCACCGCGCGCATGCACCGTACGCCGGACGACCTCGTCGACTACCTGTTCCGCGGCGACGCGTTCCCCGACGGCGCGATCCTCTCGACCGGCACGGGCATCATCCCCGAGCTGTCGTTCACCTTGCGGGACGGCGATGTCGTCTCGATCTCCATCGCCGAGGTCGGCACATTGACGAACCGCGTCACCGTCGGCAAGGACCCGCTCGCCTGGCTCGTCACCGCACTCTCCGATCCGTTCGCCCGGGAGGCCGCCCGATGA